The Corallococcus silvisoli genome contains the following window.
ATCGTGAGAACCCCATCCCCATGAAACCTGCAGTCGTCGTGCCGTCGCCCTGCCGACGAGCAGGGCCGAGTCTCACACGGAAGGTGTGCCGGAAGTGGGAACTTCATGTCCCGGAGCCGGACACCCTGAGCGCCGCGATGCCGGCCGCGTGCTCACCACACCTGGCAGGCGTCGGCGCCTCGCGACATGGGGCTCCCCGCCTTGCAAGCGAAGGACTCCTGGAACGCGGGGAAGTTCGCCAGGGAGTTGTTCACGCGGAACCTGGGGAGTGAGTGGGGGTTGGTGAGCACGTGGCGGCGGGCAGCCTCCGGGCGATCCGCGGAGCACCAGGAGAAGGCGAAGGAGAGGAAGAATCGCTGACGGGCGGTGAGTCCGTCGGCGCCAACGTCATCCAGGGATCTTCCCTCTTTCCGGAGCGCGGATTGGAGCGCCAGGAACGCGATGTGAACCCCGCCGTTATCGGCGGTGTCCTCTCCCAGGGTGAACCGCCCGTTCGTCTTGATGCCCAGCCAGGGCAGCTCCCGGGTGTACTGCCGCGCGATGCAGTCCACCCGCTCGTCGTATCGCCTCGCATCCTCCGCGGTCCACCAGTCGCGGAGGTTTCCCAGGCCGTCGAACTTGCGGCCCTGGTCATCGAACCCGTGGATGACCTCGTGGCCAATCACCACGCCAATGGCGCCGTAGTTGACGGAGAGGTCGAGCGAGGGGTCGAACAAGGGCGGCTGGAGGATGCCCGCGGAGAAGTTGACGGAGTTGAGCTGCGCGTCGCAGTAGGCGTTGATGGTCGGCGGAGTCTGCGACCACTCCGCGCGGTCGACAGGCCTTCCAATCTTCGCGAGCTGCCGGCGGACCTCGAACCCGGTCGCCTGGGCGACGTTGCCGAGAAAGTCCGTTCGGCTCACCTTGATCTGGGAGGAGTCGCGGAAGCGCGCCGGGTAGCCGACCTTGTTCTCGAGGGTCCGGAGCTTGGCTCGCGCCGCCGCGCGCGTCTCCGGGGTCATCCAGTCGAGCCGCCCGAGCTGGGCGTCGAGCGTCTGCTCGATCGTCTCGACCATCGCCTCCACCTGCTCCTTGCTGGAGCGCGGGAGGGCGCGGCTCACATAGGCCTGTCCCAGGGCCTCTCCCAGGTCCCTGTCCGCGTACGCGACGCAGCGGCGCCAGCGTGGGCGCAGCTCCCGAGCACCGGAGAGCACGCGCCCATAGAAGCTGAAGTTCTCGTCGACGAACGCCTTGGGAAGGGCCTCCGCCCTGCCGTGGAGGGCCCACCACCGCAAATAGGCCTTCCAGTGGCTGAGCGACTCACGCTGAATCAGCCGCTCGACCGCGTCGAGGAAGCCAGGGGTCGCCACGATATAGTGACGGGCGGCGGGCGCGCCCACGGCCTTGAGGTACGCCGCCCAGTTGAAGGACGGCGTCGCCGCCCTCACCTGCACGAGCGTGCGCACGTTGTCGAGCTTCTTCGGGTCCCGTCGCGCGACGGCATCCATGGAGGCCCGGGCGAGCGCCGTCTCGATTCCGAGCACCGCGTCGGCATCCCGCGCCGCACCCTCAGGCGACGCACCGGCCAGGATGAACATCTCGCGGACGTGTTCCCGATACCGCGCGCGCTGCTCCTGGAGCCTGGGGTCTTCCGACACGTAGTAGTCACGACCGGGGAGCCCCAGACCTCCCTGGTCGATCGCCGCGACAAGGAGGGTGGAGTCCGCGAAGTCCTGCGTGGGACCGAACCCAAAGAGCGCTGCCGGAGTGCCCGTGTCGTTCTTGTTGAAGCCGCCCGTTGAGTTCGGTGCCGACAGGTGAAGCCGGGCGACCTCGGCCGCGAGCGCCGCCTTGCTCCGCAGGCCATCAATGCGGCGTAGGTCCGCGGCGAGCGCGCCCAGACCCGCCCGTTCCACACCGGCTTCGTCCATGCAAGCCGTCCAGTAGTCCCCGATCTGTCGCATGGCGGGGGAGGGCGATGGCTCGAGCCTGGACGCATGCTCCAGGGTCTCGCGAAGCACCGTCTGGTTCCAGAGCTTGAGATTGGAGGTGGTGGTCCAGAAGCCCTGGTCCGCGGGAATTGGGTTCTGGCCGAGCCAGCGCGCGCACGCGTATTGATAGAAGTCCGTGCATGGGTCGAGCGTCGGGTCCGCGAGGTTCGACATGAACCGGCTGAGTTCGACGGAGTCACCCGCGTCCGCAGGGGTGCCAGGGCACAGCGCCAGCAGGCCACAAAGGCCCGCGCCAAAGAGGGAACGTTGCATGGTCGTCCTCTCTTCTGCATCACCCGTGCCTCATGCCCGCGGGACTTCGCTCCCGCGGAGGGGCTTGGCCGGCGCTCCGGAACTGGGAATCGACGTCCCACGTCCGGACTCGGGCTCAGCGAGCCATCGTCGTGGACATCCTTCGGTCACCTCATCTCGGGTGTCCACAAAACCCGGGAAGGGTCATCAGTCAATGACGTTCGGCATACAGACACCCCGCGGGTAGGCCGTACAATACTGCCCCGTGGGGCAGGCCGGCAGGCCCTGTCCACATTGGCGCAGCTCCTGCTCCGCACCCTGGAGGGGCGCCGGCTCCTCGCTCTCCAGCTCCGGGCCGCCACAGCCGATGCCCAGCGCGCCAGCGGCCATCCACAGCACTCCGACCATGCTCAATCGCATTGTTCCTCCGAAGCTGGATTCCATGTTCATGCAGCGACGTCAGTCTATCACGCCTGTCCAAAGGCGCGGAGCCACGGCCGCGTTCACGAGCACGTCGTGGAAACAGGCATTTGCATACGACAGGGGAAATGACGAGTGCCCCTGGCTCTCGCCGAAGAATCCATAGCGCCCGTCAACGCGACTCAACGACTCCATCCCCTGCTCTTCTCCTGGGGTAGAAAGCGACTGCATCCGGGGAGGGGCGGCGCGAGGGCCGAATGGACGGAGGTGCTATCCTCACAACGCCTTTCAACCCGGAAAGGCCTTTGAGGAGGCGTGCATGCACATGAAGTCCTTCGTCATCAAGGCGCTGCTGACTGTGGGATTGCTCGCGGGCTGTGGTGGCGTAGCAGAGGAAAAGGACCCTTCGGTTGAGTCTCTCGCCGAGTGCGGGAGCGTGTGCGACCGGTTCTACGACCGCTGCCTGTTTCGTGAAAACAGGCCGGCAGATGAATGCATCGCGGATTGGGATGCCTGTATGGCTCACTTTTGCCCGGCGGTAGGCGTGGCGGAAGTGGAGTAACTCCCCCATCGTCCGTTTGCACGCCAGCGACTCGAGCGCTGGCGTGCAAGCGCTGCCTCCGCGCAGGTCGAGCAGCCCCGCGTCGGTGACCTTCTCGAGGTTCATCAACCAGGTCGACTCGTCCGTGTCAGTGTCGTGCACGCTGACCACGCCGCCCCTCGCGTGCAAGAGGAGCGTTCGCCCATCCGCGCTGATGTCGTGCGCACCCTCCATGCCTTGTGCCTTCAGCTCACGGACCTCATCCCGGTCGAGCGAGTACTCGTACAGCCGGGGGATGCCGTCGGAATAGTAGTTGCTCTCGATGAAGTACACCGTCCTGCGCCGCGCGCTGGCCGCCGCGAATTCGTGGCCACTGCAATAGGTCTCGTGAGTCCGCCAGACCCTCTCCTGACCGGTGCACAGGTCGACGCGACGATAGGTGCCGGGATTCGACTCGTCGCAGCCCCCCTCATCGAACACACCCTCGCGGTAGAAGACCATCGAGTCTCCGAGCACCACGGGTGTCAGGAGTCCGCGCCGCTTCTGCTTCATGACGGGGCCGAGCTTCCAGGGCTTCGTGCCCGTGGCGTCCAGCGTGGCGACACGGACTCCGCCGCGCTCATGCCTCATCACCGTGCGCGACTCCCCCAGGACCAGGTGATTGCTCGCGGTGTCGGTCACCTGCGCGGGCAACACGCGAATGCCCTCGGGGTGAGTCCCGAAGCTCCAGCTCCACCACTCCGCGGTGGTCACCGTTCCGTTGGCGACGAGCACCCGCGAGCCGTCGGCCGTGAACTGCTCGGGACGCTGCGAGTGGTTGACATGGTTGCTGGTCCACTGCGCCGGAACTCCGGGGGTGATGGCCACGACGCCATCGAGATCCCCCATCACGAGCAGGTTGCCTCCCTTGACGCGTCCGGCTTTGTCGGTGGGCACATCGACCCTCCGGCCCGACAGCGTGATGCTCACCAGTCGGGTCGACGCGATATCTCCCGTGACCGAAACGGCCATCGCCCAGCGCCCCGTGGGTGGGTGCACGGCGAGGTACCAGAGTGAGCACGGCTCGGTCTCCCGAAACAACTTGCCCTTCTCGGCCCCACCCAGCATCCGGCGCTCCTCCACTTTTTCGCAGTCCGCGAGGGTTCGGGTGCCCCGCGGGTCGATATAGAGGACCTTCCCAGGGGCCAGGGCAATCAACGGCACCGGGGACACCGTGGCTTTGGGAGACACGGGGGTTTCGGCCCACGCCGTCGCGGACGTGGCCAGCAGTGCGGTAAGCACCATGCGGCGCAAGATGTCGTGCATGCGCCTGCAGACGGACGCAGGTTGGTTGTATTCACCACGTGTGCGACGACTTCACGGTTCGGTGGAGCGAGCTGACACGTGCTCCAGCGCCTCCATGACCTCCTGGAGCACTCCGAGCAGGGACGTCGTCGTCGTCAAGGATGAGACCATCGAGGTCCTGTGGCTACCGAATATTCGAGTCCGACGAGAAGCACGCGTCAGCGAACGCGTCATTGCGTGCACAGTCCTGAGGATAGGCGCCCGAAGAATGCTGGGGCTTGACGGGGCAAAAATGGGTGAGTGTGCGCAGATGCCTCTGTGATGCCATGTGTCCGTCACAGGGCGCGGCAGAGTTCTGGCGTGCTGGCTACGGCCGGCAAGAATTGCAGGATGCGGGCCTTCGTAAATGCGCTGGCGCAGACGTTACGCTCGGTCTTGCGGAGGCGTTCGGAACTGGCTCTGGAGAATTTGGCTCTTCGCCAGCAACTCGCAGTCTTTCGCGAGAAGCACCCATCACCGAGGCTTGCACGGGGCGACCGCCTCTTCTGGTGGTTCTCCAGCGCTTCTGGCAAGGATGGCGGCGTCCACTGTGCTTGGTGCGGCCGGCGACGGTGGTGAAGTGGCATCGGATGGGCTTTCGGCTCTTCTGGCGCTGGAAGTCCCGGTGCCAGGTGGGACGTCCTCGGGCAACCCAGGAACTGAGGGCGTTGATTCGGCGCATGGCCGACGCCAACCCGACCTGGGGTGCCCCGCGCATTCACGGGGAGTTGCTGAAGTTGGGGATGGAGGTAGGCCAGACAACGGTCGCTCGTTACATGCCCAGGCCGGGAAGGGAAGCGCCGAAACCATCACCAACATGGCGGAACTTCTTGCGCTTGCATCTGGCGGAGTCCGCGGGGATGGACTTCTTTGTCATTCCGACTGCGACGTTTGGAGTGTTGTTGGGATTTGTGGTTGTGAGTCACCGGGACAGGCGAGTCCTCCACCTCAATGTGACAGCGCACCCGACGGAAGAATGGACGAAGCAGCAGTTGCGAGAGGCCTTTCCCTGGGGCAATGTTCCAAGGTACTTGCACCGAGATAGGGACAAGCTCTACTCCGAGGGCGTGCGCGCCACGCTTACCCATTTGGGGATTCGCGAGGTGCCGAGTGCAGCACGGTGTCCGTGGCAGAATCCCGATGCGGAGAGAGTCATCGGCTCGATACGTAGGGAACTGCTGGGCCATGTCGTCGTCCTGAACGAAGCCCACGCTCGGCGCCTGCTGCGTGAGTACCAGCGCTACTACAATGCGAGCCGGACGCACTTGGCGCTTGGGAAGGATACGCCGGAGAGGCGTGAAGTGCAGGGGCCGGAGCACGGAGCCAAGGTGATTGAGCTGCGGGAAGTCTTCGGGCTCCACCATCGGTACGAGCGCCGAGCTGCGTAGAGCCTCGGTCCTTTTAACAGCATCCTCAGAGACCTGCACCGCTGCTCTATCCTGCCTATGTTCGCAGGCGGGGGCGGGTGTGCCTACGCAGGTAGGGACGCGTTGAGGCGTCTGGTTTGGGTGTAATTCCGAACATTATCAAGCGGGAGAAAGGATCCGGCGGCTCGTCGTGCGAATCGCTCACCGTCATGACGCGCGTTTTGACGCAGCCTTGACGCACTCATGACGCAGCGACCGAATTTTGGGTAGGCACAAGGATTGCCGAGCTCAACGCCTTCCGGCCGCCGGTGCCGGAGGAGTGGCTCCCTGTCGTTCATCCCCCGGATGTGGCGAATCCGGAGCGAGTCCTCGAGTCCTACGGCGACTTGTCCGAAGGGCTTGTGGCTGTGCTTCACACGGATGTGCCCTCCATCATGAAGGAGACGCCTGAGTCTCTGACGGACCTCGACTTCCACTTCTGGAAGACGAATTTCCCCGAGCGCTACACACGCGACGTGCTCGACGGACACACGATACCGGCGCTAGGCGCCTACCTGGGGGACGTGCTGGTGCGGCGGTTGGGTGGGACGTGGGTGCTGCGGCAGAAGATGGACGAGTCCCAGGTGCGCGTGGGCAAGCGCGTCTGGCTGCCCTTCCTCCGGGCCCGCCGGTACATGCAGTCGCGCCAGTCACTGCTGGAGTACTCGCTCACGCAGTTCTTCAAGGAGGCGGAGCGGCACTGGCCCTGAGCTGGCTCTGCCGCTCCTTGCGCGCCAGGCGTGTCGGCTGGCGCGCATCCCAAAGAGAGGAAGCGCCACACTGGGGGAAGGAGCCACAGGCGCCGATCAGCCCGCCTCGGCCGATCTGTGTCCACTATGGCCGTGTCGGCGGCTCGCTCACTGGTCCTGACGCACCGACCAACGTGGACTTGACGCACTCAGGACGGAGCGACCAAATTTTGGATAGGCACAGGCATGGATATAGTATGCCGTACTATAGTGCTGCACTACTTGGTGCTACCACGAAGGTCTTTCACTGTGAGGGCGTAAATGAGGGAGTCTCGTCCGAAGGACGCCGTCGAGCCTGCCGAATTCGAAAATTCGGTCTCGGATAAAGATCTTCACGAAGCGCTGTCCGAGACCACTGCCCGCTACCCTCACTTGAAAGCAATTCTCCCTGCTGATTGGCCACATGGGGCTAGGTTTGGGATTGACAAGGCCAAGATGGCTGGCTTTGCAAGGAAAAAGGAAGGCAGTCGTTATTGGCATGCGTTAAACCTCCCGCTCTGCGTGCATGCGGC
Protein-coding sequences here:
- a CDS encoding integrase core domain-containing protein, which translates into the protein MGFRLFWRWKSRCQVGRPRATQELRALIRRMADANPTWGAPRIHGELLKLGMEVGQTTVARYMPRPGREAPKPSPTWRNFLRLHLAESAGMDFFVIPTATFGVLLGFVVVSHRDRRVLHLNVTAHPTEEWTKQQLREAFPWGNVPRYLHRDRDKLYSEGVRATLTHLGIREVPSAARCPWQNPDAERVIGSIRRELLGHVVVLNEAHARRLLREYQRYYNASRTHLALGKDTPERREVQGPEHGAKVIELREVFGLHHRYERRAA
- a CDS encoding M13 family metallopeptidase, whose protein sequence is MQRSLFGAGLCGLLALCPGTPADAGDSVELSRFMSNLADPTLDPCTDFYQYACARWLGQNPIPADQGFWTTTSNLKLWNQTVLRETLEHASRLEPSPSPAMRQIGDYWTACMDEAGVERAGLGALAADLRRIDGLRSKAALAAEVARLHLSAPNSTGGFNKNDTGTPAALFGFGPTQDFADSTLLVAAIDQGGLGLPGRDYYVSEDPRLQEQRARYREHVREMFILAGASPEGAARDADAVLGIETALARASMDAVARRDPKKLDNVRTLVQVRAATPSFNWAAYLKAVGAPAARHYIVATPGFLDAVERLIQRESLSHWKAYLRWWALHGRAEALPKAFVDENFSFYGRVLSGARELRPRWRRCVAYADRDLGEALGQAYVSRALPRSSKEQVEAMVETIEQTLDAQLGRLDWMTPETRAAARAKLRTLENKVGYPARFRDSSQIKVSRTDFLGNVAQATGFEVRRQLAKIGRPVDRAEWSQTPPTINAYCDAQLNSVNFSAGILQPPLFDPSLDLSVNYGAIGVVIGHEVIHGFDDQGRKFDGLGNLRDWWTAEDARRYDERVDCIARQYTRELPWLGIKTNGRFTLGEDTADNGGVHIAFLALQSALRKEGRSLDDVGADGLTARQRFFLSFAFSWCSADRPEAARRHVLTNPHSLPRFRVNNSLANFPAFQESFACKAGSPMSRGADACQVW